A region of Nitrososphaerota archaeon DNA encodes the following proteins:
- the guaA gene encoding glutamine-hydrolyzing GMP synthase, with protein MDKIVVLDFGSQYSHLICRRIREFSVYAELVPFDIPIDKLKAMNPKGVIFSGGPSSVYNDDSPRPDSKVFELSLPLLGICYGHQLIVDNFGGKVKRSNKEYGHSTLTIDSNTSLLGGVGDSLRAWMSHGDEAEKIPDNFKIIGHTERSQAAAIANEIKSIYGIQFHPEVVHTENGVKILKNFVLNICKAKQEWTMEGFIEKTVSEISKIEGDVLCGVSGGIDSTVAALLIHKAIGNRLKCVFVDNGLLRLDEEYEIEKMFKDNFAVNFTPIHAKKRFVDGLQGIADPEKKRKMIGEEFVRIFTEFAEKNGPFRWLAQGTLYPDVIESGVSKGPAAVIKTHHNVGGLPDWLKLEVLEPLRELYKDEVRRVAALLGVPKKLLMRHPFPGPGLAVRIIGEITEKKLHICKLASKIVEEELEISGWYDKVWQAYAAVGDDKAVGVVGDERKYGNIVMIRVVESIDAMTADWTRLPHEILAKISNRITNEIDEVTWVSYVISSKPPATIEPQ; from the coding sequence ATGGATAAGATAGTAGTTCTGGACTTTGGTTCTCAGTACAGCCACCTGATTTGTCGAAGAATACGCGAATTTTCAGTTTATGCGGAACTTGTCCCATTTGATATCCCAATTGATAAACTAAAGGCAATGAACCCAAAGGGAGTCATTTTCTCTGGAGGTCCATCAAGTGTTTACAACGATGATTCGCCTCGTCCCGATTCGAAGGTTTTTGAGTTGAGTCTACCTTTGCTTGGGATTTGCTATGGTCACCAGCTAATAGTGGATAATTTTGGTGGCAAAGTAAAGCGCTCCAACAAAGAATACGGGCATTCCACCCTAACAATAGACAGTAACACCAGCCTTTTGGGAGGGGTTGGAGACTCGCTTCGGGCGTGGATGAGTCATGGTGATGAGGCAGAAAAAATTCCTGACAATTTCAAAATAATTGGCCACACTGAACGATCACAAGCAGCAGCAATCGCAAATGAAATCAAGTCAATCTACGGAATACAATTCCATCCCGAGGTGGTACACACTGAGAACGGAGTCAAGATTCTCAAGAATTTTGTTCTAAACATTTGCAAGGCAAAGCAGGAATGGACCATGGAGGGATTCATAGAAAAAACCGTGAGTGAAATCTCAAAAATAGAAGGAGATGTATTGTGTGGAGTAAGCGGTGGAATTGACTCCACGGTTGCTGCATTATTGATTCATAAGGCAATTGGAAACAGGCTCAAGTGCGTATTTGTCGACAATGGATTGTTGCGACTAGACGAAGAGTACGAAATAGAGAAAATGTTCAAGGATAATTTTGCAGTCAATTTCACTCCAATTCATGCAAAAAAGAGATTTGTGGATGGACTGCAGGGAATAGCAGATCCAGAGAAAAAAAGAAAGATGATTGGTGAGGAATTTGTTAGAATTTTTACCGAATTTGCAGAAAAAAACGGTCCGTTCAGGTGGCTTGCGCAGGGAACTCTATACCCGGATGTAATAGAGAGTGGAGTCTCAAAGGGCCCTGCAGCTGTGATCAAGACTCATCACAATGTTGGAGGTTTGCCAGACTGGCTCAAGCTTGAGGTTCTAGAACCGCTACGAGAATTATACAAGGACGAGGTCAGAAGGGTTGCCGCACTTTTAGGCGTTCCAAAAAAACTGCTTATGCGACATCCATTCCCCGGACCAGGCCTTGCAGTTAGAATAATTGGTGAAATAACGGAAAAGAAACTACACATTTGCAAGCTTGCAAGCAAAATTGTAGAAGAAGAATTGGAAATATCTGGATGGTACGATAAGGTTTGGCAGGCATATGCAGCGGTAGGAGACGACAAAGCAGTAGGTGTGGTAGGAGATGAGCGAAAGTACGGAAACATTGTGATGATCCGGGTGGTAGAGTCAATTGATGCAATGACTGCTGATTGGACCAGACTGCCGCATGAAATATTGGCAAAGATCAGCAATAGAATCACAAATGAGATCGACGAGGTAACCTGGGTCTCATATGTGATATCAAGCAAGCCTCCAGCAACAATAGAACCGCAGTAA
- a CDS encoding DUF115 domain-containing protein, with protein sequence MMIHGWGVKYNQIVREFGYQKQNDLKAAFTLDSIISRQYSFQKLKKTISGKTVFVIGSGPSLFSSLPILKKYKDTVKICADSSLDVLVRNGIRPQIIATDLDGDLDLIRKLSKTSIIVVHAHGDNISKLEFARNFKNCIGTTQTKKVGKIENFGGFTDGDRAVFLASKFGASKIFLFGMDFGPKIGTYSRTKKSEKKIKQKKLHRGKILLEWHATKTKSDLFTLSKPIRGFKKITYQQLEHNVSS encoded by the coding sequence TTGATGATCCACGGATGGGGTGTAAAATACAACCAAATAGTACGAGAATTTGGTTATCAGAAACAAAATGACCTAAAGGCCGCATTCACATTAGATTCAATCATATCAAGACAGTATTCTTTTCAAAAGCTAAAAAAAACAATATCTGGCAAGACAGTTTTTGTCATTGGCTCTGGCCCCTCACTTTTCTCTTCACTGCCAATTTTGAAAAAATACAAAGATACAGTCAAAATTTGTGCAGATTCTTCTCTGGATGTCCTAGTTAGAAATGGAATCAGGCCTCAAATCATAGCAACTGATCTGGATGGAGACTTGGACTTGATAAGAAAACTCAGTAAGACAAGCATCATAGTTGTTCATGCTCACGGGGATAACATTTCAAAATTAGAATTTGCAAGAAATTTTAAAAACTGTATTGGGACAACACAGACAAAAAAAGTAGGCAAGATTGAAAATTTTGGTGGCTTTACTGATGGAGACAGAGCAGTGTTTTTGGCAAGCAAGTTTGGTGCATCAAAAATATTTCTTTTTGGCATGGATTTTGGACCAAAAATAGGCACATATTCCCGCACAAAAAAATCGGAAAAGAAAATCAAGCAGAAAAAACTACATCGTGGGAAAATTCTGCTCGAATGGCATGCGACAAAAACAAAATCCGATCTTTTTACCCTCTCAAAGCCAATCAGGGGTTTTAAGAAAATTACATACCAGCAGCTTGAACATAACGTTTCTAGCTAG
- the folP gene encoding dihydropteroate synthase, with the protein MNKLGPVRVGGKNPVRIMGILNTSPESFYKKSIKRGREIRDAVKLMESNGADFVDVGGMSTAPYLSTLVSEKEETRRILDAIRHIQNTSNLPISVDTCRSSVANIALEHGVDIINDISGLKYDKNMISVIEKHSPSLVLCAYGQSPIKDPIAQVRHLLKQSITIANNISKNNIAIDPAIGFFRKTGKNHFFSKIKKDWVARDLNVLQNLSSIKLGLPILISVSNKSFIGKILNKDPQDRLYGSVAAEAISVLNGADIIRTHNVSQTKDAIFVAQKLSKQIRKGL; encoded by the coding sequence GTGAACAAACTAGGTCCAGTACGAGTTGGCGGAAAAAACCCAGTCAGAATAATGGGAATACTAAACACCAGTCCGGAATCATTTTACAAAAAATCAATCAAACGTGGGCGAGAGATTCGAGATGCAGTTAAACTAATGGAAAGCAACGGTGCTGACTTTGTTGATGTTGGAGGAATGTCTACTGCGCCGTATCTCTCAACACTGGTATCAGAAAAAGAGGAAACTAGACGAATACTGGATGCGATACGGCACATTCAAAATACATCAAATCTCCCAATCTCGGTTGATACGTGCAGATCTTCTGTGGCAAATATTGCGCTCGAGCATGGTGTGGACATCATAAACGACATTTCCGGACTAAAATACGACAAAAACATGATATCTGTAATAGAAAAACACAGCCCATCACTTGTCTTATGTGCATATGGGCAGTCTCCAATTAAAGACCCAATAGCGCAAGTCAGGCATTTACTAAAGCAGAGCATTACCATTGCAAATAACATCTCCAAAAACAACATTGCAATAGATCCGGCAATTGGCTTTTTCAGAAAGACAGGTAAAAATCACTTTTTTTCAAAAATAAAAAAAGACTGGGTAGCTCGAGATCTGAATGTTTTGCAGAATCTTTCCTCTATTAAGCTGGGGTTGCCCATTTTGATTTCTGTTTCAAACAAGTCATTTATTGGCAAAATTCTCAACAAAGATCCGCAAGACCGTTTGTACGGATCTGTTGCTGCAGAAGCAATCTCCGTTCTCAACGGAGCTGACATAATACGCACCCACAACGTATCGCAAACAAAGGACGCAATTTTTGTGGCGCAAAAATTATCAAAACAAATCAGGAAAGGCTTATAA
- the guaB gene encoding IMP dehydrogenase yields MEIKEGLTFDDVLLVPKYSNITTRSQTDLRTKLSKNISLNIPLISANMDTVTESAMAIALAREGGIGIIHRFLTVEEEVEEVLKVKRSASVMIENPYTISPDQSTRDAISYMQEKGVSGLLVVKDSKLAGILTHRDVMFESESNKLVRDIMTKDVITAKPGINLVEAKEILRQHRIEKLPLIDDAGQVKGLVTSKDITHNEDYPNASKDKKGRPLVGAAVGVKGDFMERTEALLEADADAIVVDIAHGHSENAITTIKNIKKAFPSCELIAGNVATAHGAEDLIKAGVDAVKVGVGSGSICITRVITGSGVPQLTAVYDCAQIGKKYDVPIISDGGTRTSGDLTKALAAGASTVMVGSLFGGTDESPGSFVMKNGKRYKIYRGMASFYAALGRKSKETGNVAINDDLNDYVAEGVEAMVPYKGTVTDIIKQLSGGVRSGLSYCGAHTIPQMQQNAEFIKMSRAGFAESQPHDVDLM; encoded by the coding sequence TTGGAAATTAAAGAAGGATTAACTTTTGATGACGTTCTTCTTGTGCCAAAATATTCAAACATCACGACCAGATCGCAAACAGATCTGAGAACAAAGTTATCCAAGAATATCTCACTTAACATTCCTCTAATTAGCGCAAACATGGATACCGTAACCGAGTCTGCCATGGCAATTGCTCTGGCAAGGGAGGGCGGAATTGGAATAATTCACCGATTCCTAACCGTCGAAGAAGAAGTAGAAGAAGTACTCAAGGTAAAACGTTCTGCAAGCGTAATGATAGAAAACCCATACACGATATCTCCTGACCAATCGACCAGAGATGCTATCTCTTACATGCAAGAAAAAGGAGTTTCTGGATTACTGGTGGTAAAAGATTCCAAGCTAGCAGGGATTTTGACCCACCGAGATGTCATGTTCGAGTCGGAATCAAACAAGCTGGTCCGAGATATCATGACAAAGGATGTCATTACAGCAAAACCCGGAATCAATCTAGTTGAGGCAAAGGAAATCCTTCGCCAACATCGAATAGAAAAGCTTCCATTAATCGATGACGCAGGCCAAGTAAAGGGGCTGGTCACAAGCAAGGACATTACTCACAATGAGGACTATCCAAATGCATCCAAGGACAAAAAGGGCAGACCGCTAGTCGGCGCAGCAGTCGGCGTCAAAGGCGACTTTATGGAGAGAACCGAAGCGTTATTGGAAGCAGATGCCGATGCCATAGTAGTTGACATTGCACATGGCCACAGCGAAAACGCAATTACCACAATCAAAAATATCAAAAAGGCATTTCCAAGCTGCGAGCTAATCGCAGGAAATGTAGCCACTGCACATGGGGCAGAAGATTTGATAAAGGCGGGAGTAGACGCTGTAAAGGTTGGCGTCGGCTCTGGCTCTATTTGCATTACGAGAGTGATTACCGGTTCTGGCGTTCCGCAGCTAACTGCAGTATATGACTGCGCTCAGATTGGCAAAAAATATGATGTTCCAATAATTTCTGATGGTGGTACTAGGACCTCAGGTGATCTCACAAAAGCACTGGCAGCAGGCGCATCAACTGTAATGGTTGGAAGCCTATTTGGCGGAACCGATGAAAGCCCGGGTTCCTTTGTAATGAAAAATGGCAAGCGCTACAAGATCTATAGGGGAATGGCATCATTTTATGCAGCACTTGGAAGAAAATCAAAGGAAACAGGGAATGTAGCAATTAACGATGACCTAAATGATTATGTCGCAGAGGGAGTAGAGGCAATGGTACCATACAAGGGAACAGTGACTGATATCATAAAGCAGCTAAGCGGAGGTGTGCGTTCTGGCCTGAGTTATTGCGGGGCACATACCATACCACAAATGCAGCAAAACGCAGAATTTATCAAAATGTCGCGAGCAGGATTTGCCGAAAGCCAGCCACATGACGTAGACTTGATGTAA
- the pheA gene encoding prephenate dehydratase, producing the protein MPKISFQGERGAYSEDAAVTFFADSETIPCHTFAEAIESTETEKTRYSVLPVENSLEGSVGESYDLLRSTNLSVVGEIYYRVSHCLIGSDKLENIDTVYSHPQALGQCRKFIQKYKLTPIPAYDTAGSVKIIKELDKRNIACIASRRASAIHGVPIILEGIEDNANNYTRFLVLSKTKIQDGDKTSIIFSVKHEAGALFNILKEFNDYKINLTKIESRPNKSTPWEYNFYVDFDGNQYDQRIEELLQKISQQCIFLKILGSYKKAKLS; encoded by the coding sequence ATGCCGAAGATATCGTTCCAAGGAGAACGAGGTGCATACAGCGAGGATGCGGCAGTGACATTTTTTGCAGACTCTGAAACCATTCCATGTCACACATTTGCAGAAGCAATAGAATCAACTGAAACCGAAAAGACCCGGTATTCCGTTCTACCAGTGGAAAATTCACTTGAAGGAAGCGTAGGCGAGAGCTATGACTTGCTGCGTTCAACCAATCTGTCAGTGGTGGGAGAGATTTACTACAGAGTGAGCCACTGTCTGATAGGATCTGACAAGCTGGAAAACATCGATACTGTTTATTCGCATCCTCAAGCATTGGGACAGTGCAGAAAGTTCATTCAAAAATACAAACTTACTCCAATCCCTGCATATGACACTGCGGGAAGTGTCAAGATAATAAAAGAACTAGACAAGAGAAATATTGCATGTATTGCAAGTAGACGTGCATCTGCAATACATGGCGTACCAATAATACTGGAAGGAATTGAAGACAATGCAAACAACTATACTAGATTCTTGGTATTATCCAAAACCAAAATCCAGGACGGCGACAAGACATCGATAATATTTTCAGTAAAGCACGAGGCAGGAGCACTCTTTAACATACTAAAGGAATTCAATGACTACAAGATCAACTTGACAAAGATAGAATCAAGGCCCAACAAGAGCACTCCTTGGGAATACAATTTTTACGTTGATTTCGATGGAAACCAATATGACCAAAGAATAGAAGAACTGCTACAGAAAATAAGCCAGCAGTGTATATTTCTCAAAATACTAGGCTCGTACAAAAAGGCAAAACTGTCCTAG
- a CDS encoding RNA-binding protein translates to MTDFVMPGDKLGLIEEIEGGLNTFDDGETIRASSAGMIDLDKKARLVQVRNGKQLSIPKKGDIVIGTVAMMLPSMIAVAIHYVNGKPNSSGVECICQNPDRKRIIARINDVVALKVETHLNGTIHATVDEPELGVLFTKCNVCAGNVVPLRDGVKCPNCGYMEDRKISTNYEKADFVKLRD, encoded by the coding sequence ATGACTGATTTTGTAATGCCTGGCGACAAGCTGGGATTAATTGAGGAGATAGAAGGCGGCCTCAACACATTTGATGATGGGGAAACAATACGAGCATCGTCTGCAGGAATGATCGATTTGGACAAAAAGGCAAGATTAGTTCAAGTAAGAAACGGCAAGCAGCTATCCATTCCAAAAAAAGGAGACATCGTGATCGGTACAGTAGCGATGATGCTTCCATCAATGATTGCAGTTGCGATTCATTATGTTAATGGTAAACCAAACTCGTCCGGCGTTGAATGCATTTGCCAAAACCCAGATAGAAAAAGAATCATTGCAAGAATTAACGATGTGGTAGCGCTAAAGGTAGAGACGCATCTCAACGGCACAATTCATGCCACAGTTGACGAACCAGAACTTGGAGTGTTGTTTACAAAATGTAATGTTTGCGCTGGCAATGTTGTGCCGCTTCGAGACGGAGTAAAGTGCCCTAATTGTGGATACATGGAAGATCGAAAGATATCTACCAACTATGAAAAGGCAGACTTTGTAAAGCTACGAGACTAA
- the dph2 gene encoding diphthamide biosynthesis enzyme Dph2 yields the protein MIIIDEKTIFQIIQERMPVSVALNGPDGMLPRVQETATNIMNRFGIPAYVLADTTWGTCDLNSNGAKVLGAEILFNIGHTINTPSLEKNVFMIDAFDDVSFDGVAAKCAEMLRGKTVSLVTDSQHLNQVDSVRTILENNGVTVRIGKGKGQLNDGQVFGCEFYPAMEVRDQVDANVFMGQSNFHASGLALSTNKPTYVLDPYFNEVRDVTEFALMLQRKATLSIYKAAEATTFGIIVGLKEGQISKTFALKFKRELEKEGKTVQLFALTDITNERLRNLKGIDAFIQVACPRISTDNQFDKPVLSTPQANALLKILRHENIDDYLQIPHWL from the coding sequence ATGATAATAATAGATGAAAAGACAATTTTTCAAATAATACAAGAGCGCATGCCAGTTTCTGTCGCATTAAACGGTCCGGATGGAATGCTCCCAAGAGTTCAGGAGACTGCAACAAACATCATGAACCGATTTGGGATTCCCGCGTATGTACTGGCAGACACCACGTGGGGAACATGTGATCTGAATTCCAATGGTGCCAAGGTTCTCGGTGCAGAGATTCTTTTCAACATTGGTCACACAATAAACACGCCAAGCCTTGAAAAAAATGTCTTTATGATTGACGCATTTGATGATGTTTCCTTTGATGGTGTGGCTGCAAAATGCGCAGAAATGCTAAGGGGAAAAACAGTATCACTGGTAACCGATAGCCAGCACCTAAACCAGGTAGATTCGGTCAGAACAATTCTTGAAAACAACGGAGTCACAGTTCGAATAGGAAAAGGGAAAGGTCAGCTAAACGACGGTCAGGTCTTTGGATGCGAGTTTTATCCTGCAATGGAAGTAAGAGACCAAGTGGATGCAAACGTGTTCATGGGTCAAAGTAATTTCCATGCATCTGGTCTTGCACTTTCCACAAACAAGCCCACATATGTCTTGGATCCATACTTTAATGAGGTAAGAGACGTCACGGAATTTGCTCTAATGCTTCAGAGAAAAGCAACCCTCTCAATATACAAGGCAGCTGAAGCCACAACATTTGGAATCATTGTCGGACTAAAGGAAGGCCAGATTTCCAAAACCTTTGCACTAAAATTCAAGCGCGAGTTAGAAAAAGAAGGAAAGACAGTGCAGCTTTTTGCCCTAACTGACATCACAAATGAAAGACTGCGCAACCTAAAGGGAATAGACGCGTTTATCCAAGTCGCATGTCCTAGGATTTCAACTGACAATCAGTTTGACAAGCCTGTTTTGTCAACTCCCCAAGCAAACGCGTTGCTCAAAATACTGCGACATGAAAACATTGATGATTATTTACAGATTCCACACTGGCTTTGA
- a CDS encoding DUF1743 domain-containing protein, giving the protein MCTTYLAYKLVNSLKQDNVKFLDYPRLIRFNPNIPWKTRGNGAVSLKIETKNPDKVKSKVIKFVTKFSDLKNGANPGIVFYENSFIPQEFTELSKKALWSLISRRQIKKFISKYNLQSFHIGNGQGLVGALGAIGYRFDDHTFELLSYRKQSQFGKKRNIVPSSVKQMQEKTYPKTFNSFDTKKKKIIFAPHGPDPVFFGIRGEDADLLLDASKMIQTKEKPVGHLIFKSNQGTGDHLQNELDIDSIKPYSSGVIVGVVSGEPKIEQGGHIKFVISKNGSQLTCFVYKPTGITNYAAQLIKGDQIRVGGGIRRSSPKHGRVLNVEFFEVLKLQKKAILTNPTCSKCNKKMKSKGRNQGFECIRCGRKAAKKVTQVLPRKIKNQLYIPQTSAHRHLTRPQQRINVTNKKTKFTESSAWIANYN; this is encoded by the coding sequence ATGTGCACTACTTATCTCGCATACAAGCTAGTCAATTCGCTAAAGCAAGACAATGTAAAATTTCTGGATTATCCAAGACTAATTAGGTTCAATCCCAATATTCCGTGGAAAACCCGTGGCAATGGAGCAGTCTCACTCAAAATAGAAACTAAAAATCCTGACAAAGTAAAAAGCAAGGTAATCAAATTCGTAACTAAATTCTCTGATCTAAAAAATGGTGCAAACCCGGGAATTGTATTCTATGAGAACAGCTTCATTCCGCAAGAATTCACGGAACTGAGCAAAAAGGCACTATGGAGCCTGATTAGCAGAAGGCAAATAAAAAAATTCATCTCAAAATATAATTTACAATCATTTCACATTGGCAACGGCCAAGGACTAGTCGGCGCACTAGGAGCAATTGGTTACCGATTTGATGACCATACGTTTGAGCTTCTTAGTTACAGAAAACAATCACAGTTTGGCAAAAAACGCAACATCGTGCCGTCAAGCGTAAAACAAATGCAGGAAAAAACTTACCCAAAAACATTCAATAGCTTTGATACAAAAAAGAAGAAAATTATCTTTGCACCACATGGTCCGGATCCAGTCTTCTTTGGAATACGGGGTGAAGATGCTGACTTGTTGCTTGATGCATCAAAGATGATTCAAACAAAAGAAAAACCAGTGGGGCATCTCATTTTCAAATCAAATCAGGGAACTGGTGATCACCTCCAAAACGAGCTTGACATTGATTCCATCAAACCCTATTCTTCTGGGGTCATAGTGGGAGTGGTCTCTGGCGAACCGAAAATTGAACAAGGTGGACACATCAAGTTTGTCATATCAAAAAACGGCTCTCAGCTGACCTGTTTTGTTTACAAGCCAACCGGCATAACCAATTATGCGGCTCAACTAATCAAAGGAGATCAGATCCGAGTTGGAGGTGGAATCAGAAGGTCATCTCCAAAACATGGGCGAGTGCTCAATGTAGAGTTCTTTGAGGTATTAAAACTGCAAAAAAAGGCAATCCTTACAAATCCGACATGTTCCAAGTGCAACAAAAAGATGAAGTCAAAGGGTCGTAATCAGGGATTTGAATGCATAAGATGTGGCAGAAAAGCAGCAAAAAAAGTAACCCAAGTGTTGCCGAGAAAAATAAAAAATCAACTATACATTCCACAGACCTCTGCGCACAGACATCTTACCAGACCGCAACAGCGAATCAATGTCACAAACAAGAAAACAAAATTCACAGAATCTTCGGCGTGGATTGCAAATTATAATTGA
- a CDS encoding PQQ-dependent sugar dehydrogenase — protein sequence MNKKLRIAGILAALAASAIILTSPSQSPPLPPPTQSLDPSIKTLATDLKKPWAMAFSDDRIFVTEKGGNIRVIQNDTLLSEPLASIRAAKIHGGGLLGITTHPDFENNHFLYIYYTYLENENLWNKVLRITESDNKIKDVTTIIDKIPGSQFYNGGVIKFGPDEKLYVTTGLSEEFSHESQNLSSLEGKILRLNDDGTIPDDNPFANSPVLSFGHRDIQGMTWDQNGNMIVTELGPTKSDEINLIRPGHNYGWPEQECGGNEKFTDPIICYDPSIEPGGIIFYSGDQLDYKNKLIMATLRGTNLFVVNFEETGVDSQKSILSGLGRIRDVMQGPDGYVYVITSNTDGKGFPAKSDDKLLRILK from the coding sequence GTGAACAAAAAACTGCGAATCGCGGGCATATTGGCAGCACTTGCGGCCTCTGCAATAATTCTGACGTCACCATCACAGTCTCCACCGTTGCCTCCACCCACACAGTCTCTAGACCCGTCAATCAAGACGCTTGCAACAGATCTCAAAAAGCCATGGGCGATGGCATTTTCCGATGATCGGATTTTTGTTACAGAAAAAGGAGGCAATATCAGAGTAATCCAAAATGATACGTTACTGTCAGAACCGTTGGCCTCTATTCGAGCAGCCAAGATACATGGGGGAGGCCTGCTTGGCATAACGACACATCCTGATTTTGAGAACAATCACTTTTTGTACATTTACTATACTTATTTGGAAAATGAAAATCTCTGGAACAAGGTTTTACGAATCACAGAATCTGATAATAAGATCAAAGATGTTACAACTATAATAGACAAAATCCCTGGCTCGCAATTTTACAATGGTGGAGTAATAAAATTCGGCCCTGATGAAAAATTATACGTCACAACAGGACTCTCCGAGGAATTCTCACATGAATCTCAAAATCTTTCCTCGCTTGAAGGGAAAATTCTCAGACTAAACGATGACGGTACAATCCCTGATGACAATCCATTTGCCAATTCCCCTGTATTGTCATTTGGCCACCGTGACATTCAGGGCATGACGTGGGATCAAAATGGTAACATGATTGTAACAGAACTGGGACCGACAAAAAGTGATGAAATCAATCTGATCAGGCCTGGCCACAATTATGGATGGCCAGAACAAGAGTGCGGTGGAAATGAGAAATTCACAGACCCAATAATCTGCTATGATCCAAGCATAGAGCCAGGCGGAATTATATTTTACAGCGGTGACCAATTAGATTACAAAAACAAACTAATCATGGCCACATTGCGGGGCACTAATCTTTTTGTTGTGAATTTTGAGGAAACCGGCGTAGACTCACAAAAAAGCATATTGAGTGGGCTGGGTAGAATAAGAGATGTCATGCAAGGGCCGGATGGTTATGTTTATGTTATCACTTCAAACACGGACGGAAAGGGATTTCCTGCCAAATCCGATGATAAGCTGTTGAGAATTCTGAAATAA